The genomic segment ACAAATGTCATTTGAGGTACTTGAAATGTAAGggagtatttttattttttcacaacAGATTATATGTGGAAACTCCAATTGATGGTCTTCTtgaatttttcatatgcaaaAGTTTTGTATCACTTGTCAAATTACTTAGAAATATTTCCATGCTTTATTTCTCAGATGCAATATTTCACTCGATAATACAATTTTTCACTCGATTATGCAATTTTTCACTCGATAATTCAATTTTTCTTGAAGCTGTTGTAACATAATCGACTATGAAGAAAATATAATCCGAGTATGTACTTTCTACATCCAACCTCCACAATCATTTCCCCCTCTGTTTTGATTCCCTACTTTATCATTGGGCTAACCCAAATATACACTTGCGGtggtaatatttatttttatcctCTTAGACATCATAATTACAATTTGCAAGAATAGTTAGTATACAGTCTTCCCACTTTAAAAGTATTCCTTGTGAAACTCAAACCTCGTGGATGTCTTGCGAGTTACTTCTTGTGATAGTTTTTTCAGCTCCTTTGCCAAGATAGGCATGCCACAGTAGAAAACACCTGCAAATTTAAgaagtttttgtttttaatcAGTCTCTCAAATTTTAACTTTCATTTTGGATTTCTAGACGTCGAAGGACATCGCTGTTAACTTAGCAAATCAAACTGGATTTTAATGTTTTAGAATTGACGCACAAGAAAACATTCATTTCCTGATTTTTTCTTTATGTTGACTTAGTTTGATTTGCTTCAATCCGAATCCTTCTATCTTTGAGCTCTTGATGAACAATACAACTTATGGTATTTTGCTTGTTAAATTTGTTTCAATTAGATCAGAAACTATATGACTTAGAGTCTTTTCTTCAACTTGCAGATTGTTGAATCGAATGGCAATGTCAAGGAACAATTTTACGAGCAAGGACCCAATTCGAAAGTCTGGATGAAATGAGATACATTTGTATGAAAAATATCTTTACCTACTGTTGAACATGGATGCTTTGCGGCTACTTTTTTCAACACTTCTTTCCAATTTGGCCTTGCAAAATGTGTCCTCACCTGAAATGGGGGAATATGATCTCATGAGACATTATCTACTCGTAATTTTTAACAGTCCTCATCTCATTGTTGCCACTTATACATGAAAGGTACATTGTAAGAAAGAGTGATCACTGATATAATTTACACCATTGTAGAATAATATCACACCATTGTAAAATATGAGTTGAGATCATACTCTGGTGCCAGATAGGATATCAACTCCATGTTTAGCATGGTTTAGTGCTTGGACCATGGTGATGAGAGTCGACCTTGCATCACCCTCTTCATAAACGCTTGTCAGATAATTGTGCATCTCTATTTGACCCTGTTCCATTTTGAGCACAAATAAATTGAATAACTTGCATCTCCTGTTCCAAATTTAGCAACAGAATTCTAAATGAATAAGTTTTTTGAAGGGGATAAGAAGTGCCTTGCGATCCATCTCTGCTATTTCGTTCATGACTCCCTTGAACCACTCAAATGAACCAGGCTCCCTGGTAACCCAGTAGAAATGCGCACTTCTTGTATGCTGTGGTTTCTTTTTTACGCCAGGTTCGCATGAAGAGGCTATACTATTTGAGCTATCATCTGATCTGCTGGTTTCCGTATTTGAGTCCTAAGCCGGCAACAATAAATAAAACGACTGAGTTCCGTCAAGTTTCTTTTActgaaaaaaaaagtaaaaaagaaaaaggaaaaggtaCGGCTACAGATACTGAACAATACCGCTTGGTCTTCTAGTCTTGTATTGTCCAATAGATCTTTGAGGATGCTTATGAAAGGAGTAGCTCCAATTCCAAGTCCTACAAGTAGTAATACATCATAGTTCTGGTAGTCTTGTGCTGGAGCTCCATAGGGTCCATCTACAAGCAATCTAGGTAAGCTGCACCAAGGAAGTTTGCTTGCTCAGGCTTCCTAGAGAGTCATCTCTAACTGACTGTATGGTCATAAAGTTTATCTAATTTAGTTACCCATTTCGGTGAATGTTTCCCCGTCCTCCGAAGTTAGCTCTACCAATCACTGTTGCTGAACTATTATCCTCGGTAAATACTCGTTTAAGTTCTTGTGTCCAATCTCCCACAGTACGAATATGGACGCTCAGGTAGTTGTCTCCTGGTGCTGAAGTAAGTGAAAATGGGTGCCTGAAGGAATATGAAATAAAACTAATTTTGCAATTGCCGTTGTGTCTTCAGAGACATATTCATATATGGATCTGACCATGTGTATGATATTTGTACATATGATGGTCGTGCACTTGTACTCACCATTCAAAGGGGGAGATTGTGGGAcattgtagaaaaatatattgccCACTTATGTATTTGAATCCGTTTGGCTTTGCCATGACCAAGCTGAAAACACCTCCTGGAAGTACAGAAACCTATAAAATCCAGAAGAACCTGGGTGAATCTTTTGCTTTGGGCTTTGTTGAATCTTTTGTTTATTCAAGTCACTTTAGCTCAGTGAGACTCTTGCAGTAGCTACTTTTCATTAAAATTCAACAATAATGCATGAATCTCGCACAATATTTGGCACCTCGTAAAGCTATGCATTGTGTGAATAGATTATGCATATTGCTACCCAATGTTTGGATTGTTTTAATGAGATATGAAATGTAATTACCTTCAAAATCTCAACGGCATAATGTTCTGACCTTCGATTTCTTAGACTCCGTTCAGCTATGTAAAGCAGCAGGGGTATAGATATGTACATCCATGTCTGTCAAATCCAGCAAGACATGCCAGTAACACTACTTAGTTGTTCTTGTTAATAGTATATTTTCCGGATGCATAAAATTTTTTCTCCTACTCTATCTTACCGTTTTTGCATACCATTGATGGACCAAGAACAAGCTGGTTCCATGAACCAGTAGTAGTATGTAGACTAGACCAAGAAGATGATGTGAATACCAGAATGCATTAAAGCCTGTTAGTCTGTTGAAGGGTGCTGGCAACTTCACCCCTCTTTTTCTGAAGCTTCTTGTTGCTAATGTGAAGGAGATCACTATTAGCAGTACCATGACAATACCCGTGATGCCTACTGTTCCTGCCAATAGTTGACCATAGGTGGGCTGTACACCATGAGCAAAATCTGAAGCTATGGCTGAAAATTTATCCGGCGATGCTCTAGCTAAACGGGGTAAGTCGCATGTTAGATGGCTTCCTGCatgaattatgatcccgattgcTATAGCAGTCGCAATGACCTGCAGGTGCTTTAAAGTTGTTGGATTGATAGCTAACGAATAAGCCAAATTTTTATCAAAGATTCATCTGGTATTGCCTCTCACCTTGTGAAAATTAATGTTGTCATTGAAAGGGATGAACAGCCTGGCACTTGTAGATCTTAGCCATGTCAATATATTACGACAAACTGGTAAAAGAATCAGAGCCATGTTGAGTTTAAGTGTTTCGGCGGCACCTTTTGCTGTTGTCAAGCAGTAACCCATTATCTGAAATGCTTCTTTTTGCCTGTAAGCAAGGAACTTCCAGATGAAAAGTCCGGCCATGATTAAAACCCATATCAACAAAATCCAATTCCTTTGCCAATTGTCTAAGAGGAGGCGCTTGAGTGCCATCCAGCCTTTGGACGCCACTTTTCTGGGGCTAAAATTGCTTAAATTCTGGCTCCATCCGACACTTGTTGTGCTCAAAGTTCTGCTGTAGTCCATGTAATTGTACCTTCGCAATAGAAGTGTTTCCAGCTGCCATAACTGAATAAAAAAGCAAATGAGGGAATACGGTTTCCATGAACATAGTTTTGTTGTACAAGATATGTAATTTTGTTCATGGCCATATATATGAAGAGGTGAAATCATAATTATTAGAATAGAAAAAATTTGAATCGTATATAATGAGATAATATTCAGCGTGATGCATTTGGATCGAGTCACTTGAAATCCatggattaaaaatgtatttCAATTGTATACATAACCTAGAACAAAAGAATTTCAAATCCACCATTTATTtacaatataaatattattcatAATAGATTTCAAAGTCTTAGAATATTAGAGTAATttgaattttctttatttaagtTGTTTAACAATGGAAATAAACTCGAAATCATATATTTCAAATTACTCGATTCAAATGCAATTTTATATATCTACAGACTAAAAATCTTTTGTTATATATGTAAATTTGGTTGTCATTTGCACTTAGTGATGTATTGTCAAAGCTCAGCGATCTCCATTCAAGGGGcacgttttttttaaaaaaattaacaagaCTTTGGCAAAATCTGCCACAAGCTAAGTTCATATTAATTGTTCGCAATTAGTTCTGTATGCCTGCCACATAATTATAAAACTAGCAACAATGTACCTCAATATACCCAAGATTTTCTGGATCAAGTTCTTCCATTATTAAAGAGGCATACTCCTCTGCACGTTCTCTCAAATTGGACAGCTTATTTGCGGAAACACTCAACATCATTAACTgtttacaacaacaaaaaaatagcaATAATTGGATTAGGAATCCCATTTTAAGAAGACTATTCTACATTGCCATGTCTCAAGCACGACTTGCCCATTTCTACAACAATTTAAGGCCTTTTTTTAACTAATTTTCATTGGGTTTTAAGTCAATCTATTACAGgggaaaaaacaaaaagaattaacataagaaaaataaaacacaaaaaaaatcataatataCTGATTTAAAATCTGGTGAATCAGCAAAATCGCATGTCTTAATTAGTATTATTCAATATTCATAGTTAATAAAATTAGAGAGAATGTGGTTTGACCTAAATCTGAGTTCTAATTTTCCCTTTCAAGAAGTTGGCCAATAACAACTTTACCTCTTGCACTTCATCTCTTGTGATTTTTCCGTCTCCATTACTATCTGCCCTATATTTTAAACAATTCATCGAGATTAGTCCAATAATTCCATcagaaattttaaaaatgaaatcaataaacaaaaggAGGTCAATTCTGTCTTAGTTAAtcagaataatttaatttattcgaTACTCAATTATTGGTAACTTAGCAAATGTGTAGAATTTTTTAGTTGACGAGtacatatattaaaaaaatatatacgaAAAGTACAGTCTAATGATTACTCTATGTCAAGGAAAATACAGAGGGAAGCTTCTCCAATCAAAGCTTCAAGAAATTAGTTAAATATggtaattattaataattataataattggGAAATATTGACTCTTTTTCCAGAATACAAAATTGTTAAAAATTAGggtttttattgaataatttgatttttacaagaaatttgaacgagtactggatttgaaataaatcaatgaattaatgatttaaaaattattgttataaatttaaaaataactaaaaatcaGAGCTAAAAATTTCAATTCAATTGATTTGAGAAACCGTTTAGTATGACAGATGATATTCATCTTTGTGTTATTTTGTATTTGACTCAGATTTTACCATAATTATAATAGTTAATTTTTCAATTTAGCATCTTATCATATGAATTAATAAATCAATAATGTATTTGGATTAACGATTTGAAATCCATATTATTGAGTTAAAGAAGAGTGGGGAAAACAACTCAAACAAGAAAtgtgagatttttttttttaaaaaaataagaacacGAAAAAAAGGAAAAGATGGCGGTGTTTGCGCATGCTCACATGTCAAAGAAAATTTGGAGACGGGCATCGAAACTGTGGTCGGATATTTGGAGCCAAAATTCATGCAGCTCCGCCTTCGTTATTCTCCCAATATTCTGTCGCCTCCGCCGCGCCAGCGCGTCGAATACTCCCACCGCAAACTCTTTCGAATCACCCATCCCTACACATGCACCACGTCAAATTCATTAAATCAAAAATTGAAAAACTAGATAAAATTTTGAGAGCGATTCATATCGTGTGAACCACCTGCCAATTTGATGTTCGAACTACCGAAAATATTGTAACTTAAATACTGATTTGATTAATATTTGGCTAAATTTTACCTATGCATTCCCCGAAATCTTGTCTAGAGAGCAAGCCGTCTTTAGCCAAGTGGTCAAACCGAGCCTCGACTTGTTTCCAGAGCAGGTTAGGGTCGGATTTGCCGTCTGTGTTTCTGCTGATGAATCTCAGTCCGCCCAGCGCTCTATGCGCGCTGGATTTGTTCCTATCCAACTTCGCCTTCAACTTCATCATCTCGCGAACGGAAACCACCGGCGGAGACATGCGCTGTCCCTCCGTGTACGGCGTGTAGGCCCTGGCTGACGCGGATCTCCGCCAGGTGAACATGCGCCGTAGTCTCGACGCAGATGAAGAACTCCGCTTCAGAAATCCGTCAACCGCCTCCACATCCCCCACTCTTCCGCAAGCAGCAGATGATCTTGCATTACTATCGGCTTCCGCCGGCACAACGCTTCGCAAGACGACGGACCTTTCATCGAGCTCGAGAGTGACTTCAACCATTTCCTCCGCGTGATCAACATTCCTCCCCAAACCGTTGAGGAAAACTGGCAGCATTGCGCCGCGAACTCCATACCCTGGCACCTCGGCGCAATCTTCTGGCAAGTCAAAAGAGCGCCTGTACGTTGAACTGTTCCCGTAAGACAACGACCGCTTCATCACTATTTCATcgaaaagaaaacaaaattcaATCCGTATACATTTGTTTGGAAAACGGTTCGGTGAAAAATCGAAAATGTTAATGAAGgaagaacagcagaagaaatcGAGAAGTTGCAGAATCACACGCTTTGTCCGGAAAGAGGGATGGGAGTTAATTAGACTTGAAAACCAGCACCTCCCAACCCAACCTAATCTCTGCCTAGCCACGCCATTTCAACCATCcctaatattattaataataataattattattttaataaaaaaattaaaatgtaaattttgatacaACACAATTAGCCATCACCACATTCGAAATTATATAACGTAAAAActataacatatatatacaatttAAATAGTTAATAGACATAATTAAAACTTCGACAATGCATATTTGATTCGGTTGTACTACTACTCATGGAGTGcatgtaattaattaatgaagTCCTTAATTTGGTTGTACTATGAAAATGTATTTATTTGTACAAgttgtgtagtagcccgaatcccaaattgggtaattaacggattattggtgattaagaaggtttaatgtgtaattttgaccgagtcatgatcggacggaccgaagatggttcagaagcaccgaagagttcggaaggtccgaagtgagttcggtggatccgatcattaggtgtcaagagttgatcgacacgtgggagttcggacgttccgaagtgtaggttcggtggatccgatcatgaggtgtcaagagcagctggacacgtgcatgttcggacggtccgaagtgtatgatcggaggatccgatcatgagctgtcaagagccaatggacacgtagcgttcggacgttccgaagtggtgttcggaggatccgaacatggcctataaatagtgctcggatttctcatttgtgacttgccattccttgagttaagtctcctctttgagagttttggaaggattctagggctagttgttgttcgagcgatagccaagagctgccgggattggtagcatagcagcgccggagtttcgaggcaatcgacatcaaagggctgtcgacggacgaaggtttggaattttatcagtatttatctcaggattatctagttaagtctggtagataagtttagtgatggttttcacttgatgaataggcttggattagacctgttgtctggttgttccagtgaattaggattgctgtgatagaggtacgaaagtactatccgagatatcctggttgagtatacattcttatatgtgttgcatgattatgtggtgcattgatatatgtcatatgatgcatgctattatgtcacgtttattactgcacgttgcatttcatgttgagccgtattctccttcgagatagcctttactgttgagctgtatctctttcgagataagctatatcttggggccgctcagccctgtcttgtggacgcatggacaccgagagtacacagtggccgacgggtcgggagggcttcggtggtccgggacattttaggtccacgtctgtcttgtagtggatgcagtgacccagaggtgtaccgcgcggcactatccacttggcgcctctagactgagcattgttgagatcctttcctttgtgactcctgtttcttgactaccccggtatcatgatcatagcatgtgcatttcatataggtctgtatactcatacttttgtactgggcgttcttatcgctcacgtcctcggttttgtttattcttggacaccccatttcccacggggcaggcctcaggttggacagctcaggaggagcaggaggaggacgttgagtagctggttggttagtttatcggtatttgttttgattcgatatggttgtattggatattttattttgagttattctagacttcgattgggttgtataaccattattttgttgacttttccgctgttatctctgattattgttaattaggttaattgcatgcttagttctcaattagtaggtgattctggaacgggtcactacatttatggtatcagagcatgcatgcgattttgggatatagattctgttttgggatttccgttgaccaatttactagtttccccattctatgttgtagcaatggctgaccactttggtgatgagagtagtcagggaagtgtaggtcgttggggtgaccaggacgatttgttaagcgtcataagttaccgcatgtttctctagatgtcattctttccgtttctactccgatgggtcattcggttttagccaagcgtctagtgatgggttgtcccttagatttggagggtaatgatgttgttattttcgttttgttcattctctaagcttgatttcgaggacgaaatcgttttaagggggggagaatgtagtagcccgaatcccaaattgggtaattaacggattattggtgattaagaaggtttaatgtgtaattttgaccgagtcatgatcggacggaccgaagatggttcagaagcaccgaagagttcggaaggtccgaagtgagttcggtggatccgatcattaggtgtcaagagttgatcgacacgtgggagttcggacgttccgaagtgtaggttcggtggatccgatcatgaggtgtcaagagcagctggacacgtgcatgttcggacggtccgaagtgtatgatcggaggatccgatcatgagctgtcaagagccaatggacacgtagcgttcggacgttccgaagtggtgttcggaggatccgaacatggcctataaatagtgctcggatttctcatttgtgacttgccattccttgagttaagtctcctctttgagagttttggaaggattctagggctagttgttgttcgagcgatagccaagagctgccgggattggtagcatagcagcgccggagtttcgaggcaatcgacatcaaagggctgtcgacggacgaaggtttggaattttatcagtatttatctcaggattatctagttaagtctggtagataagtttagtgatggttttcacttgatgaataggcttggattagacctgttgtctggttgttccagtgaattaggattgctgtgatagaggtacgaaagtactatccgagatatcctggttgagtatacattcttatatgtgttgcatgattatgtggtgcattgatatatgtcatatgatgcatgctattatgtcatgtttattactgcacgttgcatttcatgttgagccgtattctccttcgagatagcctttactgttgagctgtatc from the Primulina eburnea isolate SZY01 chromosome 3, ASM2296580v1, whole genome shotgun sequence genome contains:
- the LOC140825481 gene encoding respiratory burst oxidase homolog protein E; the protein is MKRSLSYGNSSTYRRSFDLPEDCAEVPGYGVRGAMLPVFLNGLGRNVDHAEEMVEVTLELDERSVVLRSVVPAEADSNARSSAACGRVGDVEAVDGFLKRSSSSASRLRRMFTWRRSASARAYTPYTEGQRMSPPVVSVREMMKLKAKLDRNKSSAHRALGGLRFISRNTDGKSDPNLLWKQVEARFDHLAKDGLLSRQDFGECIGMGDSKEFAVGVFDALARRRRQNIGRITKAELHEFWLQISDHSFDARLQIFFDMADSNGDGKITRDEVQELMMLSVSANKLSNLRERAEEYASLIMEELDPENLGYIELWQLETLLLRRYNYMDYSRTLSTTSVGWSQNLSNFSPRKVASKGWMALKRLLLDNWQRNWILLIWVLIMAGLFIWKFLAYRQKEAFQIMGYCLTTAKGAAETLKLNMALILLPVCRNILTWLRSTSARLFIPFNDNINFHKVIATAIAIGIIIHAGSHLTCDLPRLARASPDKFSAIASDFAHGVQPTYGQLLAGTVGITGIVMVLLIVISFTLATRSFRKRGVKLPAPFNRLTGFNAFWYSHHLLGLVYILLLVHGTSLFLVHQWYAKTTWMYISIPLLLYIAERSLRNRRSEHYAVEILKVSVLPGGVFSLVMAKPNGFKYISGQYIFLQCPTISPFEWHPFSLTSAPGDNYLSVHIRTVGDWTQELKRVFTEDNSSATVIGRANFGGRGNIHRNGLPRLLVDGPYGAPAQDYQNYDVLLLVGLGIGATPFISILKDLLDNTRLEDQADSNTETSRSDDSSNSIASSCEPGVKKKPQHTRSAHFYWVTREPGSFEWFKGVMNEIAEMDRKGQIEMHNYLTSVYEEGDARSTLITMVQALNHAKHGVDILSGTRVRTHFARPNWKEVLKKVAAKHPCSTVGVFYCGMPILAKELKKLSQEVTRKTSTRFEFHKEYF